From Deltaproteobacteria bacterium, the proteins below share one genomic window:
- a CDS encoding MBL fold metallo-hydrolase: MKVTLIYDNEVYKRGLQADWGFSSLIEIENTPKILFDTGANGRILLSNMEKLDIDPKSIEEVFISHAHWDHIGGLSDFLKVN, from the coding sequence ATGAAGGTTACTCTCATTTATGATAATGAAGTTTACAAACGAGGTCTGCAGGCAGATTGGGGGTTTTCTTCCTTAATAGAGATAGAAAATACACCAAAAATCTTATTTGATACGGGAGCAAATGGGAGGATTTTGCTTTCCAATATGGAAAAACTCGACATTGATCCTAAATCCATCGAAGAGGTTTTTATTTCTCATGCTCACTGGGATCACATTGGAGGATTGTCAGATTTTTTAAAGGTAAACA